In Melitaea cinxia chromosome 29, ilMelCinx1.1, whole genome shotgun sequence, the genomic stretch AAGTGCAAGTTGCAAATTGTATGAAATGACTTGATTGTCACGTTTATTCCCTAAACTTAGAAATAGTTTACGAAATATCTATTAGTGTACTGGGTCATATGAGTATATAAACCAGTTATTTTCCCTAGTATTGTCAAGTTTGTATCCAAACACTAATCATGTTCAAGGCTGTGCTTTTCGTCTGCGCCCAAGTGCTCTTCGTTCAGGTATAACATTATTACAAGTTATAACAATACACAATATTACTAttgtgcatatttttttttctttatagtattatagtatattattttttctttaggtATTGATTGCtaacctaaaatattttttcgttttagtTAATCGCCGGGCAGTGTATGGGGCACCATGGTACGGTTGCCATGACATCAGCTCCTCCTTGTTCTACCACCCATCTCGGTCACACTGCTTCCCTTAGTTCGTGCGGTTATGGTATCTCTGCCATTCCTGCTTCTAGCGGTGGCGGTCTCGAAGTGTTCAGTTCTTCTGCCTTTTCACCAGATGGACTATCAGTCTTCTCAGAAAACGCCATCGAAGGAAACCTCGCAGTCGCAGGTGCTTTGCCTTTCCTGGGTGCTGTGACTCTTGACGGTGTTCTACCAAGCTCTGGTATTGGTGCTGTCAACTATGGCTGTGGTAATGGAGAAGTCGCCATCTTGGCTGAGGACATTGCCCCCTCTTCATTTGCTGGTTCACTCGGTTTCGGTGCTTTCGGCTCCAACTTTGGTCATCATGCCGCTGCTGAATCTATCGGACACGGTAGTTTCGGCTGCGGCAGCGGTCGCCTGGCCGTACCAACTCACAATAGATGCGGCTGTGGtagcatattttaaaattttgaactgTTTGAATGGATTTTCATAATATAAGAAAGCAATACACTATGttctgttttttaattttaataaacctaTTAATTAGAAAAAGTAATATGTAACGAAATAtgacccagcgtggtgaatatgggcaaaacacatgagttcacgttatttttggcgtaaacttgtggaggcctatgtccagtagtggactgtatacgctgtaatgatgaacgaaatgtataaagaaacaaatacacatttataaaaaactatgtATTAATGATCGATATATTCTTTTTTCTTGtatcttttatacaaattatccTCTAGAACATTTTCTGAAGTACGAAGATTTAAGGTCACAAATCTAAAAAAGTCTACGACACGAGATACTATACGCCTGTCTTTAGTGGATAAGCCACAATATAGGTAAATATAGGCTGATAAAGATATGGCATTTGGTGGCAAAAACTTGCTAAAATTTGGTAAATTACGTAAATGATACGTTAAGATTAAGTGCCATAGCCGTGCGAAAACATAATGCAAATAAATTTCTTTGCCCTGTTACAATAAAATTGATCCCTATTTGTACACGTTCGTTTCACCCCTGATTTgcctttttttttatcaaacaataaatgaaaaataaaacaaggaaAACTTAGAACACTAGAATTTTTTGTTTCAGTGATGAGGTAGATGCAAATAAGAGTTTATTGAAAATGATAAAGAacgacaaataaaataagaaaataaaccGAATATATTCGCGTCTCTGTTTAAGACATGTCATGAGAAGGTTCttcttgtattttatttatttatttatttattaatagacaCACCAACTgcattacaaacattaaaatataataatctataatccACAATATTAAGATAGTATGCATGCCAATTACAGTTATGTACATCActcttaattaattacatttgatCTTTACACAATCACAGATGgggaaaaaaatacaaaaaaaaactattgcgAGTTCACGTTACATACTCTCGTACAGTAGGTAATATATGGAAAAATTCGgaaatataatctaaaatagAGACTATAACAACAAACATAACAAGTATGCAGGTTATACAGAGTGTAACGAATAGAAATGCGCAGTAAGTTTTTTTCGAATGCTGGAGActgaatcattaaaaatatctatatctgATACCAGCACCTTTGAGAATGTTAGTCCTACATGCAGGAACGTATAGTTGCCTAATAATGCGATGTCGTGGATATTTTCGGGGGACGCTCAGCTTTATGTGTTTAACTAAGTCCGCGTAATCTACATAACCTGACAAGATCTTTTTAAGGAAGATGTTAGTGTTCTGGTGAACGTTAAATTAATAGCAAGTGgactgtatatacatatatctggTTTATTAGCCGTTTCAGGAACAATAATGTGAATGCAGCAATATTAAATGATAGTCTTAGGCGTCGGATCAAAGTGTAGCTGACGTGTCGTAGGTCAAGCCGCCGATGTCCTCTCTCCGATCCGATGGTGGGGCTGTCCGTCCGTCCCTCGCCGCGCACCGCGCCCGAGGTGTTGCGTTAGTCCGCAACATGCTCCCCGGCTTGAGA encodes the following:
- the LOC123667912 gene encoding chorion class B protein PC10-like; the protein is MGHHGTVAMTSAPPCSTTHLGHTASLSSCGYGISAIPASSGGGLEVFSSSAFSPDGLSVFSENAIEGNLAVAGALPFLGAVTLDGVLPSSGIGAVNYGCGNGEVAILAEDIAPSSFAGSLGFGAFGSNFGHHAAAESIGHGSFGCGSGRLAVPTHNRCGCGSIF